GCTCGTGCAGTTATATGGCAGAGAAAGACAACTGACACGGTTCAGTAATGATTTTCTTTTACTATTTTGGTTGACTAGGCCTCGGCGCTGGACTGACAATGCTGAGAAAAACAGACCGTTGGGTTCCCGCGGTAGGTAATTCTGGTGAAAGAACGGCATGCAACTTGCATTCATCGAAAGAAATGAGGGTGCAACTTGCCATGGGAGTTCAAATTTGCACGTCAATTGCCGTGTTGTTTTTTACAATCTTCTGCATGCGACAAAGGCACTGCTCGTCAGTGCGATGACGAGGGGGGTTGTAAGTCTAGGAGACGGACTCGGTGTTTGTGTTGGGCGAGACATGCATGCAGAATTGCAGGTCGCCTATGCAGTCAAGGATGCTGATCTTTGTCTGAACCAGTCTGCCATGCCAAAGTAAAGAACCGTAACAGATTAGTCACGGGATTAAAAAGAAAGGGATAACTCACCAGTTGGACGATGCTACGCGCTTAACTTGCCACTTGCCAGACCAGTTCGATGATGATACGCCCTGGTAACTTAACTCAACTAGAACTAGGGTGATGTGATACGCTTGTTGGCGGTTTCTCTAAATGGAATTCGACGAGGGGCTTGTTgtttcagaaaaaaaaaacttGGCAGACGAATCATGGGACCATGGTTGCCCGTTTTGTTTCTTCTGTGTAAAAATGAACAAAGTGCTTGCACACGAAAGGAAGTGTTAAAGACAAGCGTGGCGGAGCTTTAGACTTTAACGATCACCGACAGGTCAACAGATCCACCGTCAGATATGGCGAAGCGCACGGCCGTCCGCTCTCGTCGGATCTCGGCCGCTCGATACTAGGCAGTGGCGTGGGCCGACTGGGGCGAGCAAAAATTAAAATAGGAGGGGTTCCTCCTCACGGATGCCCGTGGGCCGTGCCCGCGTGGGGTATCGCTAGGCTTCTTGCGCGGCTGCGCCCACGCTGTAACTTGACAGGCCGGTAAggttttctcaaaaaaaaaaaagaaaagaaaaagacaGGCCGGTAAGGACCCACCCCTTCGCCCTCAGGCACGGCGGGGGTCGCCGCCCACTTCGACTCCACACCAGGGCGCCGCCGCACGCCCATTTATCGGGCAGCACCGGAGCTGCTCTACTGCACTGATGTGCTGCCCCTAATCTCTCGTACAGCTCGGGTTTcgaggcggaggcggaggggGAGGAGGCGCAGGCGCTGCAGCTCGCGGACAAGTCGAGGAACTGCCCACGGCGCGAGCGGCGAGACTAAGGTATGTCATGTGCCATTTCTGCTCAGGTCCTCAGGCTCCAACTTGTGTGCCATCGCATGTAGTGCTGTGTTAGTTGAAAAACTCCGCAGATGCTCGGATGGTTTGGTAGAACAAACCAGTACTTTAGATTTGAATCCACATGCTCCCAAGAGAGAATGGGGAATAAAAGGACGAATCCTTAGGCGGCAGTGTGTAAGCAGACCACTTGTCTTAGGATTGCTGTGGACTTGATGTACGGGCACTAATTAATGGGCCACCGAGTTCTCAAATGGAAGGGGTTAGGTCTTGATGTACGAGCAGCTTCATGCTTGAACACTATTACCGGTAGAAACGAGCAATATTAGAATCTGAAAGTCATACAATTACTAAATTCCAGTTTACGGACGATCAATGAACGCAGTTAAGCAAATTACCAAACATTATCTAAGAGGATCCAACAATAAACACAGTAGGCGTCTCCCTTTCACCGTCCAGAAAAGAGGCTCGTTTGTGAAATCCCATTGGTATAGCCAGACTGGAAGGATATCCCCTCGTTTCTTGCTCTTGAAATCATCAGCCGGAACTGCCTTGGAATTTCAGTATCCATGGAGTCCGTGTGTCGAGGGGCCCCAGAAACAGCTGGCAACCACACTTTGAGCCTTGAAGCAACCTCGGTCATGGTCGGCCTGTTGATGGCTGCGTTTTCGAGGCAGTTCATGGCCAGGTCCACTACACTCTGCAGGGAACTGGCATCGTACAGATCCAGCAGTTTCTTGTCTGCAACATTGTGAATGCTGCCGTTAGCTATCTTTTGCCGCACCCAATTTGGGAGGTGGACAGTTTGAGGGTCCATAACTACTGGGGATTGGCCGGTGATGATCTCCAAGAGCACGATGCCGAAGCTGTAAACATCTGTCTTGACAGTGAGTTGGTAAGTTGCATGGTACTCAGGGTCGAGGTAGCCAAGAGTGCCAGCAGCAGCAGTAGATATGTGtgtgtgagcatcattaaaagcCCGCGAAAGCCCAAAATCAGATATTACCCCCACCAGATTATTGTCCAGAAGGATGTTTGGGGTCTTCACATCTCTGTGCACTATTGATGGGGTGCATAACTCATGTAAATACTCAAGGCCTGTTGTTTATCAAAACTCGTAGTTTGTCAACACACACATACATCACCTCAAAAGAAAGAAAACTcacacatacatacatacatggcCTAAAGGCAAACACACAACTGAAGTACGGACCTTGTGCAGCATCAAGTGCAATATGAAGCCGTTGTTCCCAATTCAAACTATAGTCATCTCCTGCATCAATACATACAAAATTAATGTAAGTGCCATTTGATATGTGCATAATAGCATAAATACCAGTTTTCCTAACACTTGCACATATTATTTTAGATCGACTCCATTTAAGCTAACAAATGATGGATAAACACACAATGGTTAACCATATCATCATTGGCGTTTTAAGATCTGAGTCCTGCATAAACAGGCACTTTGATCTTCCAGAGGTCACTGCTTTTCTGTTGTGAAGCTTGATCCACAACGTGGTAATTATCGTGTTGAAGATAGCCAGACAGCATTGCTGTGAGGGATTGGTAGGCATAGATTTAGATAAGAGAATAACTTGGGAGAATAGATTGATTGTTCTTGCCTCCTTCCCAAACCTTTCATGACATGCACATatatgatactccctctgtaaacaaatataagagcgtttagatcactaaaatagtgatctaaacgcctttacatttctttacggagggagtacctccTAACTTGACAGTTGACACCCATGGGGTTGCACTCTAACTAGGAAACCCTCTGATATGAGCATCTCAATTCATACTTTCCTAATCCTTGCTGTTCCAAATTAGTCTTCCTAATTCTACCTGTAACTCAGTTTAAGTTGTCTCCTTCCTGAACTCTTCCCTAGCCGACTCCTTCCTTGAATCTTATTGGGGTCTCTTTCCTGTACAGAACTCACCTACCCTTGCTGGCCGGCTGGGAAGCTGCAATGCATCCGATTCTGCTTTGCGGCAATGCACTAATGTCCACAACATTTTCATTTGCTTTACCAGCGCATGTTTTTATATACAAATCCTGAAATCCAGTTAACAATAGAACGAAGCTATTGAAGCATTCTTTGAATACATATCTCTCTAGTGCTTTGTTTCTTACTGGCTTTTCAAAGATGTGCATGTTTATATTTTGTGACTATCATGCCATGCTTTTGAAAAAGAATTTTACTTTGGTAGCCCAAATTTGTTACGGAATATCTATGACCATGCCATGGTTAGGATTTTATGCAGCTCTAGGATGCAGCTATGGTCTCTCACTTGTTAGTTGAATATCTCTACAGAGTAAATTATGTCTACCAACTCAACTGTATTGACTAGCAGCAGCAATAACAGTTTAGGCAATCAACTGTACCTTTAATAAGGAGAGCCAGTTTCGAAAATCCTGGTTGCAGTACCATGTCAAAGCCAGAATAGTTTGATTTTAGAGTGTCCTTTTTGTACATACAACTAGGTCCTGCCGGATTTTATTTTTATGGATGCACAGTATATTGATAAGATTTGAGAAATAGGTGATTCCAAAGTTGTTAGTGAAAGCTGCTGGCATTTGGGTCCCTGTGTAACTGTTGGTTTCCCAGGAAGTAAAACTCTGAACTGGTGAACTTGCTTTTCAGATTGAGCAGATTTTAGTTTTGATTGAATGATTTTATTTTATATTGAATTAAAGTACAAATGCAACTAGTGATAATAACAAACTGGAAGTTGGATTTGTTGTACCTAAGTCAACTATGCTTGGCATAAACATTAGGAGAAGTTAAGAGAGAAACCACCTCTTAAAAGCTGTTGAAGATTTCCTCTGGGCATAAAATCATAAACGAGTGCTAGGCACTTCTTGTTCTGGCAATATCCTTGCAGAGTCACAAGGTTCTTGTGATGAACTTTGGACAAGGTTTGCACCTGCAGCAACGGATATAAGTATCAAATATCCTAGAACTAAAGCCAATCGCATCATTATGTGGTATGGACTCTGTAAAGGGTTTTGGACGTCTTGCGGACTTATTATTATTTTCTATTGAAGAAAGCATTGATTCGACCTAGTTTGTTTTGTGATATACCTCTGGGAGGAAGTCTTTTGACTCTGCTATTGATGTCTCCATGAGCACCTTCACAGCTACCTCGTCACCATTTTCCAGTGTGCCATGATAAACAATACCGAAACCTCCCTTTCCAATGATTGATTGGAAGTCTTTTGTTATGAGCTTCAGCTCTGTGTACGTGAACCGTCTGATATCAATATGTAGTGGAGTTTCCTCTTCATACATGGAATAATCCTCATGGTCTTCTGACTTCCCTGCTGAGTCAAGAAGTTGTGCTTTACATGAAAGTTTAGATACGAAGCTGCTCTCTAATATCTACCACCCATTGCATCGATTAAGGGAATATTAGAGCATAGATTTTTGTTTACCTTTCCAGCATAACTTCCAGAGTATGCACATCACTACTAGGAGGGATACCAGTACCACAGGAACTATCACTGCGATGAGTATGATATGTATGGTGTTCTTCTTATTTGAGCAGTATGCATCTTTGACTTTTGAGCATAGGGGATTGCCTTCTAATCTAGTGGCACAGTTACACAACATATAGAAAAGAGCAATTCATAAGACCTTAGCTGCAACAGTTATATAAATATTTAATAGGGAGAAGTATATTTTTCGTCCTTAAACTCATGCGAAAGTTTACAAATCGTCCCTCAACTCTAAAACAACCGAAACTCAGTCCCTCAACTATTCAAACCAGATATTTTTCGTCCTTGATAACGCTTCAGGTTGTTTTACTCTGACATGGACACTGGTTTTGAGTAATACCGGCCATGTGCCCTGGGGTTGACCACCACGTCAGTTAAGTGAAGACCTCCCGTGGAAGAGAACGAAGGACAGTATGGCGCAGGGTCATGCAGCTTCAGTTTCGATCCAGGTCACCTAGTTCTTGTCATACATGACGTTCGAGGAGTCCAGCATCGGGAAGCACGGCTGCTCCGCCATCGCCGCCAGCGGGTGCAGAAGGGCGTACGCGGCGACTTGGCCGCGGCTGCCGCAGGGTCTGACGGTAGTGGGTAGCAAGTGCTCAAATAGTCAAAGTCGAAGGGCGACAGGAGGAAACCGAGGCTGGCGTCGTCGCTGACCTGCAGCTCAGCCTTGGCGTTGGTGACGCGCTGCACGGTGAGGCGGAAGGTGGCTGCGTCGATGCTGATGTACGTTGTGGGCAGACGCTTGGATGGCCGCGACTGCTGCTTCCCTATCCCTGCGTGGCTGCCCACTGCCCCTTGCATTCCTGTctctccttcctcccctccttggAGCACGCGCCCGAGCCCACTCGCCTGGAGCTCCAGCGGCAGCCTGGATCACCTACACGAGCCTGCGGGCATCAGGAGGCGGCAGAGGAGAGCATGTGGTGGCAACGTCGGGCAGCCAGAGAGTGGGCAACAGTGAGCAGGGGCGGCAGCATCGGGCGGCACTCGGTGATGGTTTGTTATGGGATGATGATGAGCAGCACACCGGGGACTCGAGGGAGAGCCGGAGAGGTCAAGTAGGCACGGTGGAGGAGAGCGGGGCGCTACGGCGGGTCACTGGAGGCGAAGAAGATGACAAGGGCGCCAGCGATTGAGGCTCTCCCGTTTCGATCTGGTGATCTCATAGATCCTCCGCGTCCATGGTGTGCAGGAAGCTCAGGAGGATGGAGGCGTCCATGGCGCCTAGCCCCTTTCCCCCTCGTGCCGATACCATTATGcgccatggccgcgagctcggctgGCCTCCTGCACTACGGCCACGTACGCCCCTGGTCGCAGCCTCGCTTGCGCGCGCTCCTGCAGCCCAACGCGCGTCCTCCTCTGTCCGCTCCCGCGTGCCCGACCGTGCTCCGGGCGAGCACCCTCTGCGCCCTGGCCCTACCCGTGAGCGCCACCGCGTGTTGACCGGCCCTGAGCCATTGCCAGGTGGGCCGACTAGTTTATTTAGCTGCCAGTTTTGAGCTCCAGACTAAAACCGGGTCACATGGGCAGTATTTGTCAAAACTGGGTATCCACGTCAGACCAAAACCGCCCAAAGTGTCATGAAGGACGAAAAATATTCGGTTTAATTAGTTGAGGGACTATGTTGCTGGTATTGGAGTTGAGGGACgatttgtaaactttgacaagaGTTTAAGGACGAAAAATATACTTTTCCCTAAATATTATGATTAGAGGATGAGTCTGTTTTCTAACACAACTAGCCAGCTAAACATCTATGCACTCTAAAAGAACAATTTTAGGATATCCCATCTAGTCACTCTAAAGGAACAAACTTCATGGTTTGTATATCATGTGCAATTACTAAAGTCCTTATCTACCTCTCTTGTTGAAAGCCGATAGATAACAAAACATTTATATTTGATAGATGTGAGTTGTGTAATTGAGGGCGTGTTTGCATCAATGCAATGCCCTACAGAAGTGTGGCTTCACACACTTTGTGTGGCACCCAAGTTGGCCACCACAACTTAGTCAAATTCTCTATGAGTTCATGTGTATGACAAGTGGGGCTAGGCGCTAGGAAAGTGTGCCATGCCACAAATATATCATTAACCAAACAGTCCCCAGAGAAAGCCAAACCTGTGTAACTCTAGTTTGGCAAAGTGTGGGTCTGAACCAAATGTTTAGCCAATGTATTTGTATGTTCAAAGATTATTGCCAAACCTTAATTTTTTCCAATGATAACCAATTGTTGAGCCTATTTCTTTTTGGCGTAGCTGCCAAAGCCTTtcagtcccaaacaagttggggtaggctaaaGTTGAAACCCATAAGAGCATCTCTAGTGATGCCCTAAAATTTACATTGTTTTGTTTTGAGGGATTAAGGCCTAGCTAGCAGATCCCTCAAACCAAAAATCCCTAAAAAAAAGCTTTTCATCCCCCAAAACGCGGCCATCCCGAATTAACTTAGTCCAAAGCCGCAACTTCTTAGTAAAAACAGTCGGCCGCCATGTTGTCCCCGTCGCCGTTGTTCGGCTCCCTATGCAGGAACCGTTGTGCGCGACCATCCTGCAGTCCTGCCGCCCTCTCCTGCACTTTCTCCTCGTTCTTCGGTGCCGGAATCAACCTTTTCACCGCCGACGAACCCGCCTTCCCATCGCTCCGCCCGGTGGTCACGAGGTCTGTTTCATCGGGAATCGAACCGGACGACCTTGGAGACGGCGTAGGAAGGTCCAATGCAACTCCTAGACGATCAACGGCGCCAGAACTGGCGATGAAGACCGCCCCACCACCCCGTTGCCGCCCCACATCCCGGGCATGGAGGTTTGTCGCCTCCATGCCCGGGAATCGCCTCTGCAGACTGCTAGGCAGCGTCGCCGGTGTCCTCTACCGTCGTTCGGCCTCAGCCCGAGCTCCATCATCAGACGCCATGTCTCTAACCCTGTCCGCCCACAAGTTATTTGTCAAAATGCCTCtatgtttttttcttgttttcaTCAAAGAAAGGTCTTGAATTGTGTagaaagaagaagatgatgacttTGATCTGGCGATGGCTGCCGTGGTGTCTATGGAGCAGGATTTCCCGCGGCCGAGGCTCGGTTCTCGGTTTGATCAAAGGACGTTTCTTCAAGATAGAATCATTGGTCATGATGGTTTAGTGAGGGGTTACTTTGCGCCGAATGCAGTATATGCTTCCTATTTTCGGCATAGATTCCGAATGCACCAAGATCTTTTCAGCACCATTGCAAAAGCTTTGGAGAAACATGATCCTTGGTTTCAGCTAAGAAGGAATGTAGCTCACTGCAAGTGCAATTCGATTGTTGAAGATTACCGCAACCATGGGAGTCCTTGCTTATGGATGCCTGATCGATGCCATTGATGACTATGTTCGCATTGGGGAAGATCTTATTCTAGATTGTGTGAGACGATTTTGTGATGCTGTGACCGAAATCTATGGACCGAGAGTACTTGAGGGCTCCCAATGATGAAGATACCAAGAAGCTCATGGCATAAAATGAAGAGAGAGGTCGGCCCAATATTCTTGAATCTGTAGGACATGGAAGAATTGCCCTATGGCATGGCAAGGTCAGTAGAGAGGGCATTGTCATGATCGAACCATCATTCTTGAGGCATTTGTATCACATGATCTTTGGATTTGGCATGCATACTCTAGGATGCCTGGCTCTCACAATGATCTCAGTGTCCTCTCTTGATCTCCTCTTTTTGTAAGGCATGTTGCCGTTGACAATCCACCTTGCAACTATGTTGTCAATGGCAATGAGTATAACGTGGGATACTATTGAGCCGACGAGATCTATCCTCCACAGGCCACATTTGTGAAGACAATCCACCGTCTTAAAGGCAACAAGAAATCTCACTTTGCAACTATGCAAGAATCTCCTAGAAAGGATGTTGAGAGAGCTTTTGGTGTGCTTCAACGATGCTTTGTGATTGTCTATGGCCCTGCTGAGTATATCAGAACCCGGAGATCGTATGGAAAATCATGACAACATGTGTTATCTTGCATAACATGATCATTGAGGATGAGAGGACCCGTAGGACTTTCGGTATCTCTTCAATGGGCACCTGGTGGAGCCGGAACATAACCCAGACAAGATTGAAGCCTTCCTCCAAGCACACCGAAATACAATAACCGTCAAGCTCAGAACTAACTTCAAGAAGATCTTATTGAGAAGATTGGCGCCTTTATAGCACCGATTCTTGTGCTTTTACCATGTTTATTTGGATTCTTAATTCATTTGGACCATTTGTTGTGTTTTGAACTTGCATGGTTATGTTTGAGAATATCAAATTTGCTATGTATTTGAATTGTATGTACCTGAATTCTTAAGTATTGAACTAATATGATGTGATAAAGTTTGGAAACGGTTGGATGGATTAGCAAAACAATATTTTTAAGAGAATAAGTTTTAGGGGATCTGCCAGCTGAGGAAATGTTTAATCCTTTTTTTTACTTTTTGGGATAGGAAGAGGGTTTGAGGATTAAGTTTAGGGCATTTGTTAGAGATGCTCTAAGATCTCGAAACCTAGTCATGGTTTTGGCATGTGGATAGATAACTTCCATGCACCCATTTCCATGGCTAGTTCTTTCGTGATACTCTagtccttcaggtctctctttaTGGACTCCTCCCATATCAAGTTTGCTCTACCCCAACCTCTCTTAACACTATCAACATGTTTTATCCTTCCGCTATGCACTACACCGGCGCTTCTGGAGTCCTATGTTGTATATGCTCAAACTATCTCATATGATGTTGGACATTTCTCTTCAactggtgctaccccaactctatcacgtatatcatcattccggacccGGTCCTTTCTTCTGTGGCCACATATCCATCTAAGCATGCGCATCTCTACTACTCCTAACTGTTggacatgtcgccttttagtctcgaaataggctttcgccccgctttataaataaagcaacggAATTGAGGTCCTTTAGCCTGATTTGGGACATCCGCCTGCCCCTGAAAATCAGGATCTTCCTGTGGCAGTGGATCCGGGGACGCCTTCCCTCTGGGATTGAGGTCCTCAAGCGTAATGGACCTGGCGACGGAATGTGTCCCATgtttggcatggtggaggatgctAACCACATCTTCTTCTCTTGCCACACAACACAGTTCCTATGGTCCTGCTTCCGCGAGACGGTCGGCGGACAGTGGTGCAACACCAACTTCCATGACTTGTTTGCGGAAATCCACGCCTCCCCCCCCTCGCCACCGCCATATTAGATGGTTGTGTGTTGGGGTCCTCGCCTGGACGCTTTGGACCATCCGCAACAAGCTTGTTATTCAGAAAATGCCTCTCTGACGTGCGACTGACGCGATCTTCAAATTGTGTGGTTACTTGCAGCTCTGGCGGTCGCTTAGCCGCCCCCAGGACCGGGACACCATCAACACCCTTCTCGCCGACCTTCGCTCGATGGCCTTCCACGTGGCGCCCCTGCTGCCGCCCCCTCCTCCGGAGCCCGATTAGACTTGTTGCTCTGGTTGCtgtgtgtgagtgtgtgttttgtTTCCAGGGCTTGTTGAGCTGTGTCCTCAGCATTAACCCTATTTGCTACTTTTTGTGagacttgtgtgtgtgtgtgaaccTTAATGGATGTTTGGCTTGGGCggtttgctttatatataaagcggggcgaaagcctttttgggtataaataaagcaacaacccAAAAAGTACATGGTCGGGCGATACCAGATGGTGAGGTAGCCCTCTTACAAAGCCGATCCTGAGATAACCGGCACACGCAGAACGCACGCGACTACACTACCCTCAACGAACACCGAAAGAACTAAACACCCTCATGCTACGACCTAGCACACCTGAGCTCCACGACAACGCCCTCAAGAGGGAGAATGGCGCAAAGCATCGCCGGTGCCGAGTCCACACTGGACAAAGGTCTTCACCCAGAGCCTTGACACGGAGAGAAGAACCACAACGACGTCTTCAAGAAGGGCGCAGCACGCTCGGGTATCGGCGCTAAGGCATGGAGCTTTTGCTCGGCAACTCACTCGTGCCACCACGAGGCAGCCAGGAGGAGTGCGACGATGTCAGATCCCCAGATCTGGATCAGGACGCCTTTTAGTTGGCCAACCTTTTGAGTTTCATCCTCATAAGAGTGGCTGTGTTTTGAAGTTGGCTTGCCAAGCCTATCACAATCCTCCTCCTTTACCTGGGCACCAACTATGTTTGTTTGGTCTATTTTTCTTCTTATATTTAGTATGGAATTTTGTAACATTCCTTTGTTTTAAAGAATTGTGTGGCAGAGAATGACAAACCTTAAGTCAAGCAGGCCGGCCTGAAAACCTTGAAGAATAAAATCAGGGATCGGTCCATCAAGCTGGTTATTTGACAAGTTGCTgtaaaataattgttaaaatcaTTATTGAAAATTAATATCATCAACCAAAGAGTTAATCATCACAGAACTTACAGGACTCTGAGTGACCCTAGGTAGTCTGGAATAGCTCCTGTCAAATTGTTGTGTGATAAATCCCTATATATATATTCGCGTAGGGTCACACAGATGGCAAACATAATCTCGTTTAGCCCATCAATATTATGCGGTAGGCACCACTTACAAGTTTATCAGTGATGACATGTTCATGAATGATATGGTTAATCCACCTTTCAGTCCACTGGTAGAcagatttctgcaaaaacaactCATTCTAATAGAAGCCATGAATTTAATGATAGCATGGAGCTAACATGCATTTTAAGCTCCATTTTAAAGATTATTCAAGTATCTTTCTGTGGTTCAGGTTTACACCAAGCTACCTGTGTTTTCAAGGTCTTAGACACGTGACTGAGTCTCTTACTATTTATAAAAACATGCGGTACTCTTCAAAGTTTAAAAGATTGTCTGCAATGTTTAGATTTCAAAATGTATGTGGTACAAGTCCTGGTTTTGTTAGTTCTCAGTTCTTACACTGCAATTAT
The Aegilops tauschii subsp. strangulata cultivar AL8/78 chromosome 3, Aet v6.0, whole genome shotgun sequence genome window above contains:
- the LOC109731563 gene encoding senescence-induced receptor-like serine/threonine-protein kinase isoform X2, encoding MVISFSCSASRKLTGILALLFMMTRVYGQSTSGFISIDCGNRRTYNDSPTGIQYHSDHGFVDGGLSHKISTEFMADATNEQQKTLRSFPQRSRNCYTLPSATGKKFLVRALFTYGDYDGLNSTMSGSLFRFGLHIGVNFWEAVNLTNSDPSNTIWKEVLTVAPGNNLSVCLINFGTGTPFVSSLELRPLQDVMYPFVNSSVSISYFIRIRFGNMTTNLITRYPMDDYDRFWESSSSSYATYPFLSRTTSNEVRRLPGNDAFQVPQAILQNATTLDTNYTFFSVVVAAGPNLDSTNLQLLPIFHFAEVVDNNPNRSFNIYSGDEMLFPDFSPSRSQVDSMHQNGRFLHNPAASFLLNKTNNSVLPPLINAFELYSLVRMDNLTTDSNDVSYIKEVKKHYNLAQINWNGDPCSPREYSWEGLICSYPKSNQNPRIIAVNLSTSGLKGGLTISFMNMSSLINLDLSHNNLTGAIPDYLGSLRVLNLSNNQLDGPIPDFILQGFQAGLLDLRLEGNPLCSKVKDAYCSNKKNTIHIILIAVIVPVVLVSLLVVMCILWKLCWKGKSEDHEDYSMYEEETPLHIDIRRFTYTELKLITKDFQSIIGKGGFGIVYHGTLENGDEVAVKVLMETSIAESKDFLPEVQTLSKVHHKNLVTLQGYCQNKKCLALVYDFMPRGNLQQLLRGGDDYSLNWEQRLHIALDAAQGLEYLHELCTPSIVHRDVKTPNILLDNNLVGVISDFGLSRAFNDAHTHISTAAAGTLGYLDPEYHATYQLTVKTDVYSFGIVLLEIITGQSPVVMDPQTVHLPNWVRQKIANGSIHNVADKKLLDLYDASSLQSVVDLAMNCLENAAINRPTMTEVASRLKVWLPAVSGAPRHTDSMDTEIPRQFRLMISRARNEGISFQSGYTNGISQTSLFSGR
- the LOC109731563 gene encoding probable LRR receptor-like serine/threonine-protein kinase PAM74 isoform X1; this encodes MADATNEQQKTLRSFPQRSRNCYTLPSATGKKFLVRALFTYGDYDGLNSTMSGSLFRFGLHIGVNFWEAVNLTNSDPSNTIWKEVLTVAPGNNLSVCLINFGTGTPFVSSLELRPLQDVMYPFVNSSVSISYFIRIRFGNMTTNLITRYPMDDYDRFWESSSSSYATYPFLSRTTSNEVRRLPGNDAFQVPQAILQNATTLDTNYTFFSVVVAAGPNLDSTNLQLLPIFHFAEVVDNNPNRSFNIYSGDEMLFPDFSPSRSQVDSMHQNGRFLHNPAASFLLNKTNNSVLPPLINAFELYSLVRMDNLTTDSNDVSYIKEVKKHYNLAQINWNGDPCSPREYSWEGLICSYPKSNQNPRIIAVNLSTSGLKGGLTISFMNMSSLINLDLSHNNLTGAIPDYLGSLRVLNLSNNQLDGPIPDFILQGFQAGLLDLRLEGNPLCSKVKDAYCSNKKNTIHIILIAVIVPVVLVSLLVVMCILWKLCWKGKSEDHEDYSMYEEETPLHIDIRRFTYTELKLITKDFQSIIGKGGFGIVYHGTLENGDEVAVKVLMETSIAESKDFLPEVQTLSKVHHKNLVTLQGYCQNKKCLALVYDFMPRGNLQQLLRGDDYSLNWEQRLHIALDAAQGLEYLHELCTPSIVHRDVKTPNILLDNNLVGVISDFGLSRAFNDAHTHISTAAAGTLGYLDPEYHATYQLTVKTDVYSFGIVLLEIITGQSPVVMDPQTVHLPNWVRQKIANGSIHNVADKKLLDLYDASSLQSVVDLAMNCLENAAINRPTMTEVASRLKVWLPAVSGAPRHTDSMDTEIPRQFRLMISRARNEGISFQSGYTNGISQTSLFSGR